Proteins found in one Paenibacillus dendritiformis genomic segment:
- the cysC gene encoding adenylyl-sulfate kinase yields the protein MSEHAFTLWLTGYSGAGKTTMAHAIAASLRSHGRRVECLDGDELRAAIGRGLGFSREDRMENIRRIVYISGLLARNGIIPIVSVISPYRDMRAYAREQLAPFIELFVDCPLDECERRDPKGLYARARQGAIPMFTGVSDVYEPPEAPEIVLPTDRCSVEEGVQLALNRLKDLSLLT from the coding sequence TTGTCTGAACACGCATTCACATTATGGCTGACGGGATACTCCGGGGCGGGCAAGACGACGATGGCGCATGCGATCGCGGCCTCGCTCCGATCGCATGGCCGCCGGGTCGAATGTCTGGACGGAGATGAGCTTCGCGCCGCCATCGGCAGAGGACTCGGCTTCAGCCGGGAAGACCGGATGGAGAATATCCGCCGGATCGTATATATTAGCGGCCTGCTGGCCCGCAACGGAATTATTCCGATTGTCTCGGTGATCAGCCCGTACCGGGACATGCGCGCTTACGCGCGCGAGCAGCTGGCGCCCTTCATCGAATTGTTCGTCGATTGTCCGCTGGACGAGTGCGAACGGCGCGATCCCAAGGGCTTGTATGCGCGGGCGCGGCAGGGAGCTATCCCGATGTTCACCGGCGTCTCGGATGTGTACGAGCCTCCGGAGGCGCCCGAGATTGTCCTCCCGACGGATCGCTGCTCCGTGGAGGAAGGGGTGCAGCTCGCGCTGAACCGGCTGAAGGACCTGTCCTTGCTTACCTAG
- a CDS encoding STM4012 family radical SAM protein encodes MDEVAEERQRWLQAPYRSYLYSYPHKTAYRPLEPALPLEELWKGEETDYYFLYMHIPFCGARCGFCNLFTLPDRRADVHEQYVDALERQARQWAPWFAGRSFSRFAVGGGTPTLLEAPLLSRLFDIADRVMGLDPSQASISVETSPDTVTEERLHVLKERLTDRVSIGIQSFVEQEASAIYRPQKPRLAEEALERLMAFEFPLVNVDLIYGLPGQTPESWLYSLEKAISYGPGEIFIYPLYTRENTILKPDQIRKQGTDIRLELYEMARQRLEEAGYTQYSMRRFSKVNGFAHKRILPFSCQEEGMVGLGCGARSYTRRVHYASRYGVSQAATRSIIADYVAAERHDQADYGFVLSEAEQKRRYLLKAILHREGLELAAYEERFGSRAMQDHPELEQLLRLGLAELEAGVLRLTALGMAYSDAIGDELISADVRERMEGYELR; translated from the coding sequence ATGGACGAAGTGGCAGAGGAGCGGCAGCGTTGGCTGCAAGCCCCGTACCGTTCCTACCTGTATTCGTATCCGCATAAGACGGCTTACCGTCCCCTTGAGCCGGCGCTGCCGCTGGAGGAGCTGTGGAAGGGGGAGGAGACGGACTATTATTTCCTCTATATGCATATTCCGTTCTGCGGCGCCCGCTGCGGCTTCTGCAATCTGTTCACGCTGCCGGACCGGCGGGCCGATGTGCATGAGCAGTATGTCGATGCGCTGGAGCGGCAGGCCCGACAATGGGCGCCTTGGTTCGCCGGGCGGTCATTTTCCCGGTTTGCTGTTGGCGGGGGAACGCCTACGCTGCTGGAAGCCCCCTTGCTGAGCCGATTGTTCGATATTGCGGATCGGGTGATGGGGCTGGATCCGTCACAGGCCTCCATCTCGGTGGAGACATCGCCGGACACGGTGACGGAGGAACGGCTGCATGTCCTCAAGGAGCGGCTGACGGACCGTGTCAGCATCGGTATCCAGAGCTTCGTCGAGCAAGAGGCGTCGGCGATCTACCGGCCGCAGAAGCCGCGGTTGGCCGAGGAGGCCCTGGAGCGGCTGATGGCATTCGAGTTCCCGCTGGTGAATGTCGATCTTATCTACGGTTTGCCGGGGCAGACGCCGGAATCCTGGCTGTACTCGCTGGAGAAGGCTATCAGCTACGGGCCGGGGGAGATCTTCATCTACCCGTTGTACACGCGGGAGAATACGATTCTGAAGCCGGATCAGATACGCAAGCAGGGCACGGACATCCGGCTGGAGCTGTACGAGATGGCGCGCCAGCGGCTGGAGGAAGCAGGTTATACGCAGTACTCGATGCGGCGCTTCTCCAAGGTGAACGGCTTCGCTCACAAGCGGATTCTGCCCTTCAGCTGTCAAGAGGAAGGGATGGTCGGCCTGGGCTGCGGCGCCCGCTCGTATACGCGCCGCGTGCATTATGCGTCGCGCTACGGGGTAAGCCAGGCGGCGACGAGAAGCATCATCGCCGACTATGTAGCGGCGGAGCGGCATGATCAGGCCGATTACGGCTTCGTGCTGAGTGAGGCGGAACAGAAGCGGCGCTATCTGCTGAAGGCGATTCTGCATCGCGAAGGGCTGGAGCTGGCCGCTTATGAGGAGCGCTTCGGCAGCAGGGCGATGCAGGATCATCCCGAATTGGAGCAGCTGCTACGCCTCGGTCTGGCCGAGCTGGAAGCGGGCGTGCTGCGTCTGACGGCGCTTGGGATGGCGTATTCCGACGCGATCGGGGACGAGCTGATCTCTGCCGACGTGAGAGAGCGGATGGAAGGGTATGAGCTGCGATGA
- a CDS encoding STM4014 family protein, whose translation MNVSELERRTELAVAGEGTVADTPYILIGNAGNRRTDGLQAARRRFGLAPALLLTYQELLQGSASLEELLDRLRRSGAGSPIIRLDAPGEHPAVERELIALGAPNGSADETGVRAQESIPGEAARRLPEEHGRIRYPAQWFRGYCRLLARLRLQALSAGIPVRWVNDPADIAVMFDKRRCWEHLSRHGVRMPALPGPAGSIAGYEELQAAIRSSGMHRLFLKLACGSGAAGVIAYQCQPATGAELAVTTLEMEERAGETVFYNSGRLRQYRDHAVIRRMVDWLCGEGAHVERWIAKERLDGKSFDVRQLVVNGSACHAVLRLSSSPITNLHLRNERRPMDKGMSASGMAEAVASTAEAALASFPASTVAGIDVLVRRGSGMTYAVDINPFGDLLYRVEYEGWNTYEWQMRQLLERKNHR comes from the coding sequence ATGAACGTGTCTGAGCTAGAACGCCGGACTGAGCTGGCTGTTGCGGGGGAAGGAACGGTTGCGGATACGCCGTACATCCTGATCGGCAATGCCGGGAACCGGCGCACGGACGGCCTGCAGGCGGCCCGCCGCAGATTCGGGCTGGCGCCCGCGCTGCTGCTGACCTATCAGGAGCTGCTGCAGGGATCCGCCTCGCTGGAGGAACTGCTGGATCGATTGCGCCGCTCGGGAGCCGGTAGCCCAATCATCCGCCTGGACGCTCCGGGCGAGCATCCCGCCGTCGAGCGGGAGCTGATTGCGCTCGGCGCCCCGAATGGGTCCGCGGACGAGACAGGCGTCCGGGCGCAAGAGAGCATCCCGGGTGAGGCTGCGCGGCGCCTTCCCGAAGAGCATGGGCGGATTCGCTATCCGGCTCAATGGTTCCGGGGATATTGCCGCTTGCTCGCCCGGCTCCGGCTGCAGGCGTTATCTGCCGGTATCCCGGTGCGCTGGGTGAACGATCCCGCCGACATCGCGGTCATGTTCGACAAGCGGCGCTGCTGGGAGCATCTATCCCGGCATGGCGTGCGCATGCCTGCTCTCCCTGGCCCGGCCGGCTCGATTGCCGGCTACGAAGAGCTGCAGGCGGCCATCCGGTCGAGCGGCATGCACCGCCTTTTCCTCAAGCTGGCCTGCGGCTCTGGAGCGGCCGGGGTTATCGCGTATCAGTGTCAGCCCGCGACCGGAGCCGAGCTGGCGGTCACGACGCTGGAGATGGAGGAACGGGCGGGAGAGACCGTCTTTTACAATTCCGGCCGTCTGCGGCAGTACCGGGACCATGCGGTGATTCGCCGCATGGTCGATTGGCTGTGCGGGGAAGGGGCTCACGTGGAGCGCTGGATCGCGAAGGAGCGCCTCGACGGCAAATCATTCGATGTGCGCCAACTCGTCGTGAACGGGTCGGCTTGCCATGCCGTCCTGCGGCTCAGCTCCAGCCCGATCACGAACCTGCATCTGCGGAATGAGCGCCGTCCGATGGACAAAGGCATGAGCGCTTCCGGGATGGCGGAAGCGGTAGCCTCGACCGCGGAAGCGGCCTTGGCGTCATTCCCGGCTTCGACCGTTGCGGGAATCGACGTGCTCGTCCGGCGCGGCAGCGGGATGACCTATGCCGTCGACATCAATCCCTTCGGCGATCTGCTCTACCGGGTCGAATATGAAGGGTGGAACACCTACGAATGGCAGATGCGTCAGCTGCTGGAAAGGAAGAATCACCGATGA
- a CDS encoding STM4015 family protein: MIEIRLSVGYEEYEDGERMSALIEKLAAGEHSEQLVSLIIGDWGQAYENSPDSFLDTLIANRERFPNLKKLFIGDMDYEDCEVSWIIQTNLSPLLKAFPNLESFTAKGSTDLRLEPLEHARLQELVIICGGLPEEVLADIRNAKLPELRKLELYLGVDEYGFSGSLDDVLSVAEPGLFPKLTYLGLKDSEIQDEIAQALADAPILDQLETLDLSYGTLSDAGAEALLASARVKKLKHLDLKYHYMSDEMVKRWKDSGLSVDVSDQQDTEDDWRYPFLTE, from the coding sequence ATGATTGAAATTCGTTTGTCGGTTGGATACGAAGAATATGAAGACGGAGAGAGAATGTCTGCGCTGATCGAGAAGCTGGCAGCCGGAGAGCATAGCGAGCAGCTTGTCAGCTTGATTATCGGCGACTGGGGGCAGGCCTACGAGAATTCCCCTGACAGCTTCCTCGACACCCTGATTGCGAATCGGGAACGGTTCCCGAACTTGAAAAAGCTGTTCATCGGAGATATGGACTATGAAGACTGCGAGGTCTCCTGGATTATTCAGACGAACCTGTCTCCCTTGCTGAAGGCATTTCCGAATCTGGAATCATTCACGGCCAAAGGAAGCACGGACCTGCGGCTGGAGCCTCTGGAGCATGCGCGGCTGCAGGAGCTGGTCATTATTTGCGGCGGACTGCCGGAAGAGGTGCTGGCCGACATCCGGAACGCGAAGCTGCCGGAGCTGCGGAAGCTGGAGCTGTATCTCGGCGTGGATGAATACGGCTTCTCCGGCTCGCTCGATGACGTGCTGTCTGTAGCAGAACCCGGTTTATTTCCGAAGCTGACCTATCTCGGATTGAAGGACAGCGAGATTCAGGACGAGATCGCGCAAGCGCTAGCCGATGCGCCGATTCTGGATCAGCTGGAGACGCTCGATCTGTCATACGGCACCTTGTCGGATGCAGGCGCAGAGGCGCTGCTCGCCAGCGCCCGGGTCAAGAAGCTGAAGCATCTTGATCTCAAATACCATTACATGTCGGACGAGATGGTGAAGCGCTGGAAAGATTCCGGATTGTCCGTCGATGTCAGCGATCAGCAGGATACGGAAGACGACTGGCGCTATCCGTTCCTGACCGAGTAG
- a CDS encoding response regulator transcription factor: MIRIVIAEDQRMLRGALASLLDLEDDIEVVGQAGDGEEALALIARLEPDVCLMDIEMPTKSGLDVAEELKLRHLNCRVIILTTFGRPGYFERAVKAGVQGYLLKDEPSERLAAAIRNVMRGEREISPELAFAVIREEDNPLTEREREILKLAAEGRTANEIASALYLSYGTVRNYLSSIMNKLEARTRIEAIEIARSKGWL; encoded by the coding sequence ATGATCAGGATTGTTATCGCTGAGGATCAGCGAATGCTGCGCGGCGCGCTCGCATCTCTCCTTGATCTGGAGGATGATATTGAAGTGGTTGGGCAGGCAGGCGACGGGGAGGAGGCTCTGGCTCTGATCGCGAGGCTGGAGCCGGATGTCTGTCTGATGGACATTGAGATGCCGACCAAGAGCGGCCTGGATGTAGCCGAAGAGCTGAAGCTCCGGCACTTGAATTGCCGGGTTATTATTTTGACGACCTTTGGCCGGCCGGGATATTTCGAACGGGCCGTGAAGGCCGGGGTGCAAGGCTATCTGCTGAAGGATGAGCCGAGCGAACGGCTTGCCGCCGCAATTCGCAACGTGATGCGGGGCGAGCGGGAGATTTCGCCGGAGCTCGCCTTTGCCGTGATTCGCGAAGAAGACAACCCGCTGACCGAGCGGGAGCGGGAGATTTTGAAGCTTGCCGCCGAAGGGCGCACTGCGAATGAGATCGCGTCGGCGCTGTATTTATCTTACGGAACCGTGCGCAATTACTTGTCCAGCATCATGAACAAGCTGGAGGCCAGGACGCGCATCGAGGCCATCGAGATCGCAAGGTCCAAGGGATGGTTATAA
- a CDS encoding S1 family peptidase yields MNPGKPNDARRASDPAPAEESAQRSIPGSSVIESGNARHVSAAGKETMEDRDASEGNNLREAEPGKEEAPAGSAEASSERQPAAMTQRPGEWPQPDNDNSEPLTAAEFELWIREDEEEDLEPAPRRKWMAKSITILLALLLFGNVLAFWPQIYNLPALRFLHADKELSQSEQIQQYKQAVVIVNARDRKGTGFNVAAEGIIITNRHVMAEDKTGTVTFQHNKTYLADVIASDAALDVAVLKLRDNPDDSLPALPLETDSGWREGAQVHIIGNPLSFYHIAIEGKILGLTPLQQRDRPVLMIQAPIHSGNSGSPVLNEQGRVIAVVFATSTVKQGEESGESVEVGLAIPIEDIRPYLNEAGQE; encoded by the coding sequence ATGAATCCAGGCAAGCCGAACGATGCCAGGCGAGCGTCCGATCCGGCCCCGGCCGAGGAATCGGCACAGCGGTCCATTCCCGGGAGCTCCGTAATCGAGAGCGGGAATGCACGGCATGTCTCAGCCGCCGGCAAGGAGACAATGGAAGATCGGGACGCGAGCGAAGGAAATAACCTCCGGGAAGCGGAGCCGGGCAAGGAAGAGGCCCCAGCCGGATCTGCCGAAGCCTCCAGCGAACGGCAGCCCGCTGCCATGACGCAGCGGCCCGGCGAATGGCCGCAGCCCGACAATGACAATTCAGAACCGTTAACCGCAGCAGAATTCGAGCTATGGATTCGGGAGGACGAGGAGGAGGATCTGGAACCTGCTCCGCGGAGAAAATGGATGGCAAAGTCGATAACGATACTGCTTGCCCTGCTGCTGTTCGGCAATGTGCTCGCGTTCTGGCCGCAGATCTACAATCTGCCTGCCCTCCGCTTCCTCCATGCGGACAAGGAATTATCGCAGAGTGAACAGATACAGCAATACAAGCAGGCGGTCGTCATCGTCAATGCGCGTGATCGGAAGGGCACCGGCTTCAATGTGGCCGCGGAAGGCATCATCATTACGAACCGCCATGTGATGGCGGAGGACAAGACCGGAACGGTAACGTTTCAACATAACAAGACGTATCTCGCCGACGTGATCGCAAGCGATGCCGCCTTGGATGTAGCTGTATTGAAGCTGCGGGACAATCCCGATGATTCTTTGCCTGCCCTGCCGCTGGAGACGGACTCCGGGTGGCGGGAAGGCGCCCAAGTTCATATCATCGGCAACCCGCTCTCCTTCTATCATATCGCGATCGAAGGCAAGATTCTCGGTCTGACCCCGCTGCAGCAACGCGATCGGCCCGTGCTGATGATCCAGGCTCCGATCCATTCGGGCAACAGCGGGAGCCCGGTCCTGAACGAGCAGGGCCGCGTCATCGCCGTCGTCTTCGCCACCTCGACCGTGAAGCAGGGCGAAGAATCCGGGGAATCCGTTGAAGTCGGACTTGCCATCCCGATCGAAGATATTCGGCCCTATCTGAACGAAGCCGGTCAGGAGTAG
- a CDS encoding sugar phosphate isomerase/epimerase family protein, translated as MSEAHSPWKLGTYWYDKESVSLMQVKEAGIACIELNLDNDILPEEALTPAMRTRYQQAVDAAGKAGIEIWSVHLPFGNPWDISAFNDAERMAIIEAHTHVMDWARDWGAQVVVIHPSFEPIPDEQREQRLKLAAASVRELSERAHARGLKLAVEDLPRSCLGRDSAEIAALISSAPHAVVCCDTNHLLTEKPEEFIRSIGSRIGTLHISDYDGVDERHWIPGRGIVNWPEVLQALMDSGYGGPFMFEANYKDPHDLVQCYQGLMKLVSDARAP; from the coding sequence ATGTCCGAAGCCCACTCTCCATGGAAGCTGGGCACGTATTGGTACGACAAGGAATCGGTATCGCTTATGCAGGTAAAAGAAGCCGGCATCGCTTGTATTGAGCTGAATCTGGATAACGATATCCTTCCAGAGGAAGCGCTTACTCCCGCCATGCGCACACGTTACCAGCAGGCCGTGGATGCCGCCGGGAAGGCCGGTATCGAGATCTGGTCGGTTCATCTGCCCTTCGGGAACCCGTGGGACATCTCGGCATTCAATGATGCCGAGAGAATGGCCATCATCGAGGCCCACACTCACGTGATGGATTGGGCGCGAGACTGGGGCGCGCAGGTGGTCGTCATTCATCCCAGCTTCGAGCCGATTCCCGATGAGCAGCGGGAGCAGCGGTTGAAGCTGGCTGCGGCTTCCGTGCGCGAGTTAAGCGAACGGGCCCACGCGCGCGGCCTGAAGCTAGCCGTCGAGGATCTGCCTCGATCCTGCCTCGGCCGGGACAGCGCCGAGATTGCCGCCTTGATCAGCAGCGCGCCGCACGCTGTCGTCTGCTGCGATACGAACCATCTGCTGACGGAGAAGCCGGAAGAATTCATCCGCTCCATCGGGAGTCGCATCGGCACCCTGCATATCTCGGATTATGACGGCGTCGATGAGCGCCACTGGATTCCCGGCCGGGGCATCGTGAATTGGCCGGAAGTGCTTCAAGCGCTAATGGACAGCGGGTACGGCGGTCCCTTCATGTTCGAAGCGAACTACAAGGATCCCCATGATCTGGTACAATGCTACCAAGGGCTGATGAAGCTTGTCAGCGACGCACGCGCGCCGTAG
- a CDS encoding STM4013/SEN3800 family hydrolase, with protein sequence MIDMNQIVGTHDIVMITLDTLRYDVAKLEEANCPNLCADGPWEKRHTPGSFTYAAHHAFFGGFLPTPANTDKASHIRLFHTRNTGLKTHPYTWQFDAPDIVSGLAAEGYRTICIGGVIFFTKKNKLAKVLPGYFQESYWRMTFGVTNPRSTEHQVQHAIKLLERADPGQRLFLFLNVSAIHGPNHYFVPGEREDSVETQRAALRYVDSQLGVLFDALRKRGRTFCMAFSDHGTAYGEDGYHGHRLAHEVVWNVPYREFFL encoded by the coding sequence ATGATCGATATGAATCAAATCGTGGGCACCCACGATATTGTCATGATAACGCTCGACACGCTGCGGTACGACGTGGCGAAGCTGGAGGAGGCGAACTGTCCGAACCTGTGCGCGGACGGCCCGTGGGAGAAGCGGCATACGCCGGGCAGCTTCACCTATGCGGCGCACCATGCCTTTTTTGGCGGCTTCCTGCCTACCCCGGCGAACACGGACAAGGCATCCCATATCCGGCTGTTCCATACGCGTAATACCGGGCTGAAGACCCATCCGTACACGTGGCAATTCGATGCGCCGGATATCGTCTCCGGGCTGGCGGCGGAAGGATACCGGACGATTTGCATCGGCGGGGTCATTTTCTTCACGAAAAAGAACAAGCTGGCCAAAGTACTGCCCGGCTATTTCCAGGAGAGCTATTGGCGCATGACCTTCGGAGTGACGAATCCCCGCTCCACCGAGCATCAGGTGCAGCATGCGATCAAGCTGCTGGAACGGGCCGATCCGGGGCAGCGGCTGTTCCTGTTCCTGAACGTGTCCGCGATTCACGGGCCGAACCATTATTTCGTCCCCGGCGAGAGAGAGGATTCGGTCGAGACGCAGCGGGCGGCGCTGCGCTATGTGGACAGCCAGCTCGGCGTTCTGTTCGATGCGCTGCGCAAGCGGGGCAGGACATTCTGCATGGCGTTCTCCGATCACGGCACCGCCTATGGCGAGGATGGTTATCATGGGCATCGCCTTGCGCACGAGGTCGTATGGAATGTGCCGTACCGGGAGTTTTTTCTGTAA
- a CDS encoding FAD-dependent oxidoreductase, translating to MKLVKDDIQADVVIIGGGLGGVASALSAAGMGLRVVMTEETDWIGGQLTSQAVPPDEHKVIETMGCTRTYREIRERLRAYYRANYPLTEQAADNPLLNPGRGWVSRLCHEPKVALRVLHDMLAPYTSSGRITILYETSPVEAETEGDIVRSVTVSHVRTQQLTRLRGSYFLDATECGDLLPLAGVEHVIGAESRTETGELHASEQANPLDIQSFTHVFAIDYFPEGNFTIEKPEQYDFWREYVPEPSIYPLLSMYTINVNDPTKYRKFNLFSDGQDPMPLWTYRRIIDKAQFEPGFYDSDITLVNWPQNDYYLGSIIGVSEAEKQKHLENAKQLSFSLLYWLQTEIPRPDGGKGYPGFRLRTDVLGTEDGMAKAPYIRESRRIKARYTITEADVGKEMRGEAGIRRYPDSIGVGSYHLDLHTTTVSHRKFYLPSYPYEIPLGALLPVRMTNILPVCKNIGTTQVSNGSYRLHPTEWNIGESAGYLVAYSLQHQVTPHQVYEEPSHLECFQSLIQEKGVQIHWPDGFEM from the coding sequence ATGAAACTGGTTAAGGATGACATCCAGGCCGATGTCGTAATCATTGGCGGAGGATTGGGGGGCGTCGCGTCTGCCTTGTCCGCCGCCGGAATGGGACTGCGTGTGGTGATGACGGAAGAGACGGATTGGATCGGCGGTCAATTGACGTCGCAGGCGGTTCCTCCCGATGAGCACAAGGTCATTGAGACCATGGGCTGCACCCGTACATACCGGGAGATCCGCGAGCGATTGCGTGCTTATTACCGGGCGAACTATCCGCTTACCGAGCAAGCGGCGGATAATCCCCTGCTCAATCCCGGACGGGGATGGGTCAGCCGCCTCTGCCATGAGCCGAAGGTGGCCTTGCGCGTGCTGCATGACATGCTGGCGCCGTATACGAGCAGCGGCAGGATTACGATTCTCTACGAGACGAGTCCGGTCGAGGCAGAGACGGAAGGCGACATCGTCCGTTCGGTCACGGTATCGCATGTGCGCACGCAGCAGTTGACCCGCCTGAGAGGTTCATACTTCCTCGACGCGACCGAGTGCGGCGACCTGCTGCCGCTCGCCGGGGTGGAGCATGTGATCGGGGCCGAGTCCCGCACGGAGACGGGCGAACTGCATGCGTCAGAGCAGGCGAATCCGCTTGATATTCAGTCGTTCACGCATGTCTTCGCCATCGATTATTTCCCGGAAGGGAACTTTACGATCGAGAAGCCGGAGCAATATGATTTCTGGCGGGAGTATGTTCCGGAGCCGTCCATCTATCCTCTGTTAAGCATGTATACGATCAATGTCAATGATCCGACAAAGTACCGCAAATTCAACCTGTTCTCCGACGGCCAGGATCCAATGCCGCTGTGGACGTACCGGCGGATTATCGACAAGGCCCAGTTCGAGCCGGGCTTCTACGACAGCGACATCACGCTGGTCAACTGGCCGCAGAACGATTACTACCTGGGCTCGATTATCGGCGTAAGCGAGGCGGAGAAGCAGAAGCATCTGGAGAATGCAAAGCAGTTGAGCTTCTCGCTTCTCTATTGGCTGCAGACGGAGATACCGCGGCCGGACGGCGGCAAGGGCTACCCGGGCTTTCGCTTGCGCACAGACGTGCTGGGCACGGAGGATGGCATGGCCAAAGCACCGTACATTCGGGAATCTCGCCGGATCAAGGCGCGTTATACCATTACCGAAGCCGATGTCGGCAAAGAGATGCGGGGAGAGGCAGGAATTCGCCGCTATCCCGACAGCATCGGCGTAGGCAGCTATCATCTGGATCTTCATACGACGACGGTCTCGCACCGCAAGTTCTACCTGCCTAGCTATCCATATGAGATTCCGCTGGGCGCCCTGCTGCCTGTCCGGATGACCAATATATTGCCGGTATGCAAAAATATCGGTACGACCCAAGTGTCGAACGGCAGCTACCGGCTGCATCCAACGGAATGGAACATTGGCGAATCGGCAGGCTATCTGGTCGCCTATTCGCTGCAGCATCAGGTTACGCCGCATCAAGTGTATGAGGAGCCATCCCATCTCGAATGCTTCCAGTCGCTCATTCAGGAGAAGGGCGTCCAGATCCATTGGCCGGATGGCTTCGAGATGTAG
- a CDS encoding STM4011 family radical SAM protein encodes MRAVLYYRGKLSSCNYSCPYCPFSKTKDSKETLAQDKRQLEMFIGWIRAQEEAGHRLALFFNPYGEALIHRWYREAMIELSELPHIEKVAIQTNLSCRLDWTERLNRDKAAFWVTYHPGQTSRDGFLSQCMRLYEQGISFSVGTVGVRSAFDAIEEIRRLLPEDVYIWVNAYKDQPDYYAVEEVKRLQGIDPYFAINLRDYDSLGRPCAAGETVFYIQGSGIVKRCYQDRRVIGHLYRDGLEGLAAERACGMKNCGCYIGYIHMPELELGKVYAEGLLERIPVRHASMHKEGTTIV; translated from the coding sequence ATGAGGGCGGTGCTCTATTACCGGGGGAAGCTGTCGTCCTGCAATTACAGCTGCCCGTATTGTCCCTTCAGCAAGACGAAGGACAGCAAGGAGACGTTGGCCCAGGACAAACGCCAGCTGGAGATGTTCATCGGCTGGATCAGGGCGCAGGAGGAGGCCGGGCACCGGCTGGCTTTGTTTTTCAATCCGTATGGCGAGGCTCTCATTCACCGCTGGTACAGGGAAGCGATGATTGAGCTGTCCGAGCTTCCGCATATCGAGAAGGTGGCCATTCAGACGAACTTGTCCTGCCGGCTGGACTGGACGGAGCGGCTGAATCGGGACAAGGCGGCCTTCTGGGTCACGTACCATCCGGGACAGACGAGCCGGGACGGCTTCTTGTCGCAATGCATGCGGCTGTATGAGCAGGGCATCTCCTTCAGCGTCGGAACGGTCGGGGTCAGAAGCGCCTTCGACGCGATCGAGGAGATCCGGCGCTTGCTTCCGGAAGACGTATACATCTGGGTGAACGCCTACAAGGATCAGCCCGATTACTATGCGGTGGAAGAAGTGAAGCGGCTGCAGGGCATCGATCCTTATTTTGCGATCAATCTAAGGGATTACGACAGCCTCGGCCGGCCCTGCGCAGCAGGGGAGACGGTCTTCTACATTCAGGGCTCCGGCATCGTGAAGCGCTGCTATCAGGATCGGCGCGTCATCGGCCACCTGTACCGGGACGGGCTGGAAGGGCTGGCGGCAGAGCGTGCTTGTGGAATGAAGAACTGCGGCTGTTATATCGGGTATATTCATATGCCGGAGCTGGAGCTGGGCAAAGTGTACGCGGAGGGATTGCTGGAACGCATCCCTGTGCGGCATGCTTCGATGCATAAGGAGGGAACAACGATTGTCTGA